In Sphingobium sp. Z007, one DNA window encodes the following:
- a CDS encoding enoyl-CoA hydratase/isomerase family protein — MTLRLEQDGPVARLLIDRPDRRNAMTQAMWEALPALVGQAMADDAIRVLILASATPGLFCAGADINEFAACSAQEDWRIANQAAIRASQYALAHAPKPVIAAIDGDCVGGGCGLAIACDLRIAAPAARLGITPAKLGMVYSLFDTKLLVDLVGPARAKRILYTGALHSAEQALSIGLIEEIAPDPLAAADMLARTIAANAQHSVRASKAIVRRILDGQADDDATTLALFRDAFTLPDLAEGVAAFRAKRPPDF; from the coding sequence ATGACCCTGCGCCTGGAACAGGACGGCCCGGTCGCCCGGCTGCTGATCGACCGGCCCGACCGGCGCAACGCCATGACCCAGGCGATGTGGGAAGCCCTGCCGGCCCTCGTCGGGCAAGCGATGGCCGACGACGCCATCCGCGTCCTCATCCTCGCCTCCGCCACCCCCGGCCTCTTCTGCGCCGGCGCGGACATCAACGAATTTGCGGCCTGCTCTGCCCAAGAAGACTGGCGCATCGCCAATCAGGCCGCGATCCGCGCCAGCCAATATGCCCTCGCCCATGCGCCAAAACCCGTGATCGCCGCGATCGACGGCGATTGCGTCGGCGGCGGTTGCGGCCTCGCCATCGCCTGCGACCTGCGCATCGCCGCGCCCGCCGCGCGCCTGGGCATCACGCCGGCCAAGCTCGGCATGGTCTATTCGCTGTTCGACACCAAATTGCTGGTCGATCTGGTCGGCCCCGCCCGCGCCAAGCGCATCCTCTACACCGGCGCGCTCCACAGCGCCGAGCAAGCCCTGTCCATCGGCCTCATCGAAGAGATCGCGCCCGATCCGCTCGCCGCGGCGGACATGCTCGCCCGCACCATCGCCGCCAACGCGCAGCACAGCGTCCGCGCGTCCAAGGCGATCGTCCGCCGCATCCTCGACGGGCAGGCCGACGACGACGCCACCACGCTCGCCCTCTTCCGCGACGCCTTCACCCTGCCCGACTTGGCCGAAGGCGTCGCCGCCTTCCGCGCCAAACGCCCGCCAGACTTCTAA
- a CDS encoding UrcA family protein, giving the protein MFVATKFAAAAAASIALLASAGAASAQDFVSNGRTSAVYHGDLDLSQVTGQQQLRSRIARAASRVCSSVDLATAQACKAKALAQVQAPVSAAIARAETGERYADAGGADTGKEMRPVVGN; this is encoded by the coding sequence CCGCTGCCGCCGCCGCTTCCATCGCCCTGCTGGCCAGCGCCGGCGCTGCATCCGCGCAGGACTTCGTGTCCAACGGCCGCACCAGCGCCGTCTATCATGGCGACCTGGACCTGAGCCAGGTGACAGGGCAGCAGCAATTGCGCAGCCGCATCGCCCGCGCCGCCAGCCGCGTCTGTTCGTCGGTGGATCTGGCCACGGCGCAGGCGTGCAAGGCCAAGGCGCTGGCCCAGGTCCAGGCGCCGGTCAGCGCCGCCATCGCCCGCGCCGAAACCGGCGAGCGTTATGCGGACGCGGGTGGGGCAGACACGGGCAAGGAGATGCGCCCGGTCGTGGGCAACTGA
- a CDS encoding bifunctional GNAT family N-acetyltransferase/carbon-nitrogen hydrolase family protein, with product MSTGTKKRLEVRAAVPSDVRGIRQLIARAYPGMPNYSLATIRGQINNFPDGCFVALYDDKVVGYCATMRVSKGMAFAHHDWEEITANGFGTRHSAAGEWLYGYEMAVDPALRGLRIGQRLYDERKELAEELDLHGIVIAGRMPGYLRAKRRVDGPKDYLDKVAQGKLRDQVVSFQLKNQFEPLGVLENYLPEDKQSDGHAAHLVWRNPYVDPDEAPEMRVPRGVESVRIATCQLQARAVENFEAFIRNIEYFVDVAADYRSDFIIFPELFTLPLLSFETKKLNPMEAIDKLTSYTPRLTKELTRMALEYNINIIGGSHPTRADDGDIQNIAYVALRDGSVHTQEKIHPTPNEAFWWNIKGGDSLDVIQTDCGPIGVLICYDSEFPELARRLVDQGARIIFVPFCTDSRLGYMRVRYCAQARAIENQCYVVMSGNVGNLPNVDNMDIQYAQSAILTPCDLPFARDGIAAESTENVETLTMADVNLADLSWARAEGTVRNLRDRRFDLYHIEWDSNPDHSHAPSGGPVPAGGHNSPGGG from the coding sequence ATGTCTACAGGAACCAAGAAACGCCTGGAAGTCCGCGCCGCCGTGCCGTCCGACGTCCGCGGCATCCGGCAATTGATCGCCCGCGCCTATCCCGGCATGCCCAATTATTCGCTCGCAACCATCCGGGGCCAGATCAACAATTTCCCCGATGGCTGCTTCGTCGCCCTCTATGACGACAAGGTGGTCGGCTATTGCGCGACAATGCGCGTCAGCAAGGGCATGGCCTTCGCCCATCATGACTGGGAAGAAATCACCGCCAATGGCTTTGGCACCCGCCACAGCGCGGCGGGCGAATGGCTGTATGGTTATGAAATGGCGGTCGATCCTGCGCTGCGCGGCCTGCGCATCGGCCAGCGGCTCTATGACGAGCGCAAGGAACTGGCCGAGGAACTCGACCTGCACGGCATCGTCATCGCCGGGCGCATGCCGGGCTATCTGCGCGCCAAACGCCGGGTGGACGGGCCGAAGGATTATCTGGACAAGGTCGCCCAGGGCAAGCTGCGCGACCAGGTCGTCAGCTTCCAGCTGAAAAACCAGTTCGAACCCTTGGGCGTGCTGGAAAACTATCTGCCCGAAGACAAGCAGTCCGACGGACACGCCGCCCACCTCGTCTGGCGCAACCCCTATGTCGACCCGGACGAAGCGCCCGAAATGCGCGTCCCCCGCGGCGTCGAAAGCGTCCGCATCGCCACCTGCCAGCTCCAGGCCCGCGCGGTGGAGAATTTCGAGGCCTTCATCCGCAATATCGAATATTTCGTGGATGTCGCGGCGGATTATCGCTCGGACTTCATCATCTTCCCCGAACTCTTCACCCTGCCGCTGCTGTCGTTCGAAACCAAGAAGCTCAATCCCATGGAGGCGATCGACAAGCTGACCAGCTACACCCCGCGCCTGACGAAAGAACTGACGCGGATGGCGCTGGAATATAATATCAATATCATCGGCGGCTCCCACCCGACCCGCGCCGACGATGGCGATATCCAGAATATCGCCTATGTCGCGCTGCGCGACGGCTCCGTCCATACCCAGGAAAAGATCCACCCGACGCCGAACGAAGCCTTTTGGTGGAACATCAAGGGCGGCGATTCGCTCGACGTGATCCAGACCGACTGCGGCCCGATCGGCGTCCTCATCTGCTACGACAGCGAATTTCCCGAACTCGCCCGTCGCCTGGTGGACCAGGGCGCCCGCATCATCTTCGTCCCCTTCTGCACCGATTCGCGGCTCGGCTATATGCGCGTGCGCTACTGCGCGCAGGCCCGTGCGATCGAAAACCAATGCTATGTCGTCATGTCCGGCAATGTCGGCAATCTGCCCAATGTCGACAATATGGACATCCAATATGCCCAGAGCGCCATCCTGACCCCCTGCGACCTCCCCTTCGCGCGCGACGGCATCGCCGCGGAATCAACGGAGAATGTGGAAACGCTGACGATGGCGGACGTCAACCTCGCCGACCTCAGCTGGGCGCGCGCCGAAGGCACCGTCCGCAACCTGCGCGACCGCCGCTTCGATCTCTACCATATCGAATGGGACAGTAACCCCGACCACAGTCACGCGCCGAGTGGCGGCCCGGTCCCGGCCGGCGGGCACAACTCGCCGGGGGGCGGGTGA
- a CDS encoding metallophosphoesterase, with the protein MGRKILWTLLGLVLLGAAFAFWLFLNASAMPVVRRAAVALPFPADVPRKPITVALLTDTHLSGPDNSPARMARIVAQINALKPDLILLGGDYIGDDKGGAIYDARASIAPFAGLRAPLGVVAVLGNHDSRSKVNRRALSAADWRAAFARIGIPLLQDGAIRRGPLAIAGFRDIYTRKIDMPDTLAAMRRVGGAPLILSHGPDIFPLLPDAPSLTLVGHTHCGQIALPFVGITYVPSKYGTRYACGLYREGKRTMIVSGGVGTSSAPVRMLAPPDIWLVTVKPLRGD; encoded by the coding sequence ATGGGCCGTAAAATTCTTTGGACGCTGCTGGGGCTGGTTCTGCTGGGGGCGGCCTTCGCTTTCTGGCTGTTCCTCAACGCCAGCGCCATGCCGGTCGTGCGGCGGGCGGCGGTGGCTTTGCCATTCCCCGCCGATGTACCGCGCAAGCCCATCACCGTCGCGCTGCTGACCGACACGCATCTTTCGGGGCCGGACAACAGCCCGGCGCGGATGGCGCGGATCGTGGCGCAGATCAATGCGCTCAAGCCCGACCTGATCCTGCTGGGCGGCGATTATATCGGCGATGACAAGGGCGGCGCCATCTATGATGCGCGGGCCAGCATCGCGCCGTTCGCGGGATTGCGCGCGCCGCTGGGCGTGGTGGCGGTGCTGGGCAATCATGACAGCCGCAGCAAGGTGAACCGCCGGGCGCTGAGCGCGGCGGACTGGCGCGCGGCCTTCGCGCGGATTGGCATCCCCCTGTTGCAGGACGGGGCGATTCGGCGCGGGCCACTGGCGATCGCCGGGTTCAGGGACATCTACACCCGCAAGATCGATATGCCCGATACGCTGGCGGCGATGCGACGGGTGGGTGGCGCGCCGCTGATCCTGTCGCACGGGCCGGACATTTTCCCGCTGCTGCCCGATGCGCCCTCGCTGACGCTGGTAGGGCATACCCATTGCGGGCAGATCGCCTTGCCCTTTGTCGGGATTACCTATGTCCCGTCCAAATATGGCACCCGCTATGCGTGTGGCCTGTATCGCGAGGGTAAACGGACGATGATCGTGTCCGGCGGGGTGGGGACCAGCAGCGCGCCGGTGCGGATGCTGGCACCGCCCGATATATGGCTGGTGACGGTCAAGCCGCTGCGAGGTGATTGA
- the glmS gene encoding glutamine--fructose-6-phosphate transaminase (isomerizing) yields MCGIIGIIGKDDVAERLVDGLKRLEYRGYDSAGVATIHDGAIERRRAEGKLANLVRELRDEPLPGTTGIAHTRWATHGPPTTSNAHPHATSEVALVHNGIIENFKPLRAELMARGRHFDSQTDTEVVAHLVSELVEQGASPQEAVARVLPRLHGAFALAIAFRSHPDMLIGARLGSPLVVGYGDGETYLGSDALALAPLTQRIAYLEEGDWVVITADGAEIFDKDNQPVERPVTISGVSGAMIDKGNHRHFMQKEIYEQPVVVAQTLRSYLRRMENEIAMPDMDFDLGSVKRITIVACGTSYYAGLVAKYWFEKFARVPVDIDVASEFRYRDPVLEAGGLALFISQSGETADTLAALRHAKAAGQIIAVVVNVPTSSMAREADLLLPTHAGPEIGVASTKAFTCQLAVLAALAANLARAKGKLTPEEEAEIVWHLSEAPAALNEALSRDGQIEAMAHLIAPARDVLYLGRGPDYPMALEGALKLKEISYIHAEGYAAGEMKHGPIALIDELVPVIVIAPSGPLFEKTVSNMQEVQARGGKVVLISDAEGIVAAGEGCMATIEMPKVHPLIAPLVYAVPVQLLAYHVAVAKGTDVDQPRNLAKSVTVE; encoded by the coding sequence ATGTGCGGCATCATCGGCATCATCGGCAAGGACGACGTGGCGGAACGGCTGGTCGACGGATTGAAGCGGCTGGAATATCGCGGCTATGATAGCGCGGGGGTCGCCACCATCCATGACGGCGCGATCGAGCGGCGGCGGGCCGAGGGGAAGCTGGCCAACCTGGTGCGCGAATTGCGCGACGAACCGTTGCCCGGCACGACCGGCATCGCGCATACCCGCTGGGCGACGCACGGGCCGCCGACGACCAGCAATGCGCACCCCCATGCGACCAGCGAAGTGGCGCTGGTCCACAATGGCATCATTGAGAATTTCAAGCCACTGCGCGCGGAATTGATGGCGCGGGGCCGCCATTTCGACAGCCAGACCGACACCGAAGTCGTCGCCCATCTGGTGAGCGAGCTGGTGGAGCAGGGCGCGTCGCCGCAGGAGGCGGTGGCCCGCGTGCTGCCGCGGCTGCATGGGGCGTTCGCTTTAGCGATCGCGTTTCGCAGCCATCCCGACATGTTGATCGGCGCGCGGCTGGGGTCGCCGCTGGTCGTGGGCTATGGCGACGGGGAGACCTATCTGGGGTCGGATGCGCTGGCTTTGGCCCCGCTGACGCAGCGGATCGCTTATCTGGAAGAGGGCGACTGGGTCGTCATCACGGCGGACGGGGCGGAGATTTTCGACAAGGATAATCAGCCGGTCGAGCGGCCGGTGACGATTTCCGGCGTATCGGGCGCGATGATCGACAAGGGCAATCATCGCCACTTCATGCAGAAGGAGATTTACGAGCAGCCGGTGGTCGTCGCCCAGACGCTGCGGTCCTATTTGCGCCGGATGGAAAATGAGATCGCCATGCCGGACATGGATTTCGACCTGGGGAGCGTGAAGCGCATCACCATCGTTGCGTGCGGCACGAGCTATTATGCCGGGCTGGTCGCGAAATATTGGTTCGAGAAATTCGCGCGGGTGCCCGTGGACATCGATGTGGCGAGCGAGTTTCGTTATCGCGACCCGGTGCTGGAGGCGGGGGGGCTGGCTCTGTTCATCAGCCAGTCGGGCGAGACGGCCGATACGCTGGCGGCGCTACGCCATGCCAAGGCGGCGGGACAGATCATCGCAGTAGTCGTGAACGTGCCGACCAGTTCGATGGCGCGCGAGGCGGACCTGCTGTTGCCCACCCATGCCGGGCCGGAGATCGGCGTGGCGTCGACCAAAGCGTTCACCTGCCAGTTGGCGGTGCTGGCGGCGCTGGCGGCCAATCTGGCGCGGGCCAAGGGCAAGCTGACGCCGGAGGAAGAGGCCGAGATCGTCTGGCATTTGTCGGAAGCGCCCGCCGCGCTCAACGAAGCGCTAAGCCGGGATGGGCAGATCGAGGCGATGGCGCACCTGATCGCGCCGGCGCGGGACGTGCTGTATCTGGGGCGCGGGCCGGATTATCCGATGGCGCTGGAAGGGGCGCTGAAGCTCAAGGAAATCAGCTATATCCATGCCGAGGGTTATGCCGCGGGCGAGATGAAGCATGGGCCGATCGCGCTGATCGACGAACTGGTGCCTGTGATCGTGATCGCGCCGAGCGGGCCGTTGTTCGAGAAGACCGTGAGCAACATGCAGGAAGTGCAGGCGCGCGGCGGCAAGGTGGTGCTGATTTCCGACGCGGAAGGCATCGTGGCGGCCGGCGAGGGCTGCATGGCGACGATCGAAATGCCCAAGGTCCATCCGCTGATCGCGCCTTTAGTCTATGCGGTGCCGGTGCAGTTGCTGGCCTACCATGTGGCGGTGGCGAAGGGGACGGATGTGGACCAGCCGCGGAATCTGGCGAAGAGTGTGACGGTGGAGTGA
- the glmU gene encoding bifunctional UDP-N-acetylglucosamine diphosphorylase/glucosamine-1-phosphate N-acetyltransferase GlmU, whose amino-acid sequence MAVIILAAGQGTRMKSSLHKVLHPIAGRPMLLHLLASAGELAPERQVVVVGAGREQVEQAVAGTGAIVAVQDQQLGTGHAVAQAHDALAGFAGDVLILYGDVPLVSAATMRAMLDRLNRGDEPRAVVLGFRPDDAAAYGRIIADGQGIIEKMVEYKDASEAERAVTLCNSGLMTVRSTDLFVLLDQIGNNNAAGEYYLPDIVMLPGGTSAVIETDAWEVAGVNSRIELAGVEAMWQARRRAEAMRDGVTLVAPETVFFAHDTVLGRDVVVEPNVVFGPGVTVAGDVVIHAFSHLEGASVASGAAIGPYARLRPGADIGPKAKVGNFVEIKKARLDEGAKVNHLSYIGDASVGAGANIGAGTITCNYDGFLKYRTEIGAGAFIGSNSALVAPASIGAGAIVAAGSVVTKPVEADALCLGRPEQVGKPGWAKRFRERMLARKAAK is encoded by the coding sequence TTGGCCGTCATCATCCTTGCCGCGGGGCAGGGGACGCGGATGAAATCATCGCTGCACAAGGTGCTGCATCCGATCGCCGGGCGACCGATGCTGCTGCATCTGCTGGCGAGCGCTGGGGAGCTGGCGCCGGAGCGGCAAGTCGTGGTGGTGGGCGCGGGGCGCGAACAGGTGGAGCAGGCGGTAGCCGGCACTGGCGCGATCGTGGCGGTACAGGACCAGCAGTTGGGCACGGGCCATGCGGTCGCCCAGGCGCATGATGCGCTGGCGGGGTTCGCGGGCGATGTGCTGATCCTCTATGGCGACGTGCCGCTGGTAAGCGCGGCCACGATGCGGGCGATGCTGGATCGCCTCAACCGGGGGGACGAGCCGCGCGCGGTGGTGCTGGGCTTCCGGCCCGATGACGCGGCGGCATACGGCCGGATCATTGCCGATGGGCAGGGCATCATCGAGAAGATGGTGGAATATAAGGACGCCAGCGAAGCCGAGCGGGCGGTAACTTTGTGCAATAGCGGGTTGATGACGGTGCGGTCGACCGACCTGTTCGTGCTGCTGGACCAGATCGGCAACAATAATGCCGCGGGCGAATATTATCTGCCCGATATCGTCATGCTGCCCGGTGGGACGAGCGCAGTGATCGAGACGGACGCCTGGGAAGTGGCCGGGGTCAACAGCCGCATCGAACTGGCGGGCGTCGAGGCGATGTGGCAGGCGCGGCGGCGGGCGGAGGCGATGCGCGATGGCGTGACGCTGGTGGCGCCGGAAACGGTGTTCTTTGCGCATGATACCGTGCTGGGCCGCGATGTGGTGGTGGAGCCGAACGTGGTTTTCGGTCCTGGCGTGACCGTGGCGGGCGATGTCGTCATTCACGCCTTTTCGCATCTGGAGGGGGCGAGCGTGGCCAGTGGCGCGGCGATCGGTCCCTATGCGCGGTTGCGGCCGGGGGCGGATATCGGTCCCAAAGCCAAGGTCGGCAATTTCGTGGAGATCAAGAAGGCGCGGCTGGACGAGGGGGCGAAGGTCAACCACCTGTCCTATATCGGCGACGCCAGCGTGGGGGCGGGGGCCAATATCGGGGCGGGGACGATCACCTGCAATTATGACGGCTTCTTAAAATATAGGACGGAGATTGGCGCGGGGGCGTTTATCGGGTCGAACAGCGCGCTGGTGGCGCCGGCGAGCATCGGCGCAGGGGCGATCGTTGCGGCGGGGAGCGTGGTGACGAAGCCGGTGGAGGCCGATGCGCTGTGCCTGGGGCGGCCGGAGCAGGTCGGCAAGCCGGGGTGGGCCAAACGCTTTCGGGAACGGATGTTGGCGCGGAAAGCAGCGAAGTGA
- a CDS encoding HAD family hydrolase — protein MTSIPFDIVGFDLDGTLIDTSGDLAAAVNYAIGTIDRPPFPAAAIHPFVGKGAKVMLARALDASGGYTADTLDSLLPILLDYYQQNLAIHSVPYPGLLEAMDALTDAGVKLAICTNKAERFTLPLMHQIGLSDRFAAIVGGDTVGVAKPDPAPIREMIARAGGGRAIFVGDTINDIAGARNAGIPNVAVGFGFLDGPVEHLEADAIIHHYDELVPLLRRWPA, from the coding sequence ATGACCAGCATCCCCTTCGATATCGTCGGCTTCGACCTTGACGGCACCTTGATCGACACCAGCGGCGATCTCGCCGCCGCGGTCAATTACGCCATCGGCACGATCGACCGCCCACCCTTCCCGGCCGCGGCGATCCACCCTTTCGTGGGCAAGGGCGCAAAGGTGATGCTGGCGCGCGCGCTCGACGCATCGGGCGGCTATACCGCCGATACGCTGGACTCGCTCCTGCCCATCCTGCTCGACTATTATCAGCAGAATCTCGCCATCCACTCGGTCCCCTATCCCGGCTTGCTGGAAGCGATGGATGCGCTGACCGACGCCGGCGTCAAACTGGCCATCTGCACCAACAAGGCGGAACGCTTCACCCTCCCCCTGATGCACCAGATCGGCCTGTCGGACCGGTTCGCAGCCATCGTGGGCGGCGACACGGTCGGCGTCGCCAAGCCCGATCCCGCACCCATCCGCGAGATGATCGCCCGCGCGGGCGGCGGCCGTGCCATTTTCGTCGGCGACACGATCAACGACATCGCCGGCGCGCGCAATGCGGGCATCCCCAATGTCGCGGTCGGCTTCGGCTTCCTCGACGGCCCGGTCGAACATCTGGAGGCCGACGCCATCATCCATCATTATGACGAACTGGTCCCCCTGCTGCGGCGCTGGCCGGCATGA
- a CDS encoding NADP-dependent isocitrate dehydrogenase, whose product MAKIKVKNPVVEIDGDEMTRIIWEWIRERLILPYLDIDLKYYDLSVQKRDETNDQITIDSANAIKQYGVGVKCATITPDEQRVEEFHLKQMWKSPNGTIRNILGGVVFREPIVIKNVPRLVPGWTDPIVVGRHAFGDQYKATDFLVPGPGKLRLVWDGEDGQKIDKEVFDFPSAGVAMGMYNLDDSIIDFAKASMNYALDRGWPLYLSTKNTILKAYDGRFKDLFQQVFDAEFADKFKAAGIVYEHRLIDDMVASALKWSGKFVWACKNYDGDVQSDTVAQGFGSLGLMTSVLLSPDGKTVEAEAAHGTVTRHYRQHQQGKATSTNPIASIFAWTQGLAFRGKFDGTPEVTKFAETLERVCIKTVEDGAMTKDLALLIGPDQAWMTTEQFFEQIRVNLEKEMASWA is encoded by the coding sequence ATGGCGAAGATCAAGGTGAAAAACCCCGTCGTTGAAATTGACGGCGACGAAATGACCCGGATCATTTGGGAATGGATTCGCGAGCGCCTGATTCTTCCCTATCTCGACATCGACCTCAAATATTACGATCTGTCCGTCCAGAAGCGCGATGAAACGAACGACCAGATCACGATCGATTCCGCCAACGCGATCAAGCAATATGGCGTCGGCGTGAAATGCGCCACCATCACGCCCGACGAACAGCGCGTGGAGGAATTCCACCTCAAGCAGATGTGGAAATCGCCCAACGGCACCATCCGCAACATCCTGGGCGGCGTCGTATTCCGCGAACCCATCGTCATCAAGAACGTGCCCCGCCTGGTCCCCGGCTGGACTGACCCGATCGTGGTTGGTCGTCACGCCTTTGGCGACCAGTATAAGGCGACCGACTTCCTGGTCCCCGGCCCCGGCAAGCTGCGCCTGGTATGGGACGGCGAAGATGGCCAGAAGATCGACAAGGAAGTGTTCGACTTCCCGTCGGCCGGCGTCGCCATGGGCATGTATAATCTGGACGATTCGATCATCGATTTCGCCAAGGCGAGCATGAACTACGCGCTCGACCGCGGATGGCCGCTCTACCTGTCGACCAAGAACACGATCCTCAAGGCCTATGACGGCCGCTTCAAGGATCTGTTCCAGCAGGTGTTCGACGCCGAATTTGCCGACAAGTTCAAAGCGGCCGGCATCGTCTATGAGCATCGCCTGATCGACGACATGGTCGCCTCCGCGCTCAAGTGGAGCGGTAAGTTCGTCTGGGCCTGCAAGAACTATGACGGCGACGTCCAGTCGGACACCGTCGCGCAGGGCTTCGGTTCGCTCGGCCTCATGACCTCCGTCCTACTCTCGCCCGACGGCAAGACGGTCGAGGCGGAAGCCGCGCACGGCACCGTCACCCGCCATTATCGCCAGCACCAGCAGGGCAAGGCGACCTCGACCAACCCGATCGCATCGATCTTCGCCTGGACGCAGGGCCTCGCCTTCCGCGGCAAGTTTGACGGCACGCCCGAAGTCACCAAATTCGCCGAAACCTTGGAACGCGTCTGCATCAAGACTGTCGAGGACGGCGCGATGACCAAGGATCTGGCGCTGCTGATCGGTCCTGACCAGGCCTGGATGACCACGGAACAGTTCTTTGAACAGATCCGCGTCAACCTGGAAAAGGAAATGGCCAGCTGGGCCTAA
- a CDS encoding PIN domain-containing protein has translation MSGFSFDSNIIIDALAGFAPARTEIDRATDYGARAWISRAVWIEVMSKGAGDGLWRAETLLSGFGVDEIDAEVGRRAAALRRERGRLKAMDAIILATAQLRGRVLVTRNTKDFPAEMPGIRVPYTF, from the coding sequence GTGAGTGGTTTCAGCTTCGATTCCAATATCATCATCGACGCGCTGGCGGGCTTTGCGCCGGCCCGGACGGAGATTGATCGCGCGACCGATTATGGCGCACGGGCCTGGATCAGCCGGGCGGTGTGGATCGAAGTCATGTCCAAGGGCGCGGGCGACGGGCTGTGGCGGGCCGAAACTTTGCTGTCCGGCTTTGGCGTTGACGAGATCGATGCGGAGGTTGGGCGGCGCGCAGCGGCCTTGCGCCGCGAGCGGGGGCGGCTCAAGGCGATGGATGCCATCATCCTGGCCACGGCCCAATTGCGCGGCCGCGTGCTGGTGACACGAAATACGAAGGATTTCCCGGCAGAGATGCCGGGTATCCGCGTTCCCTATACATTCTGA
- a CDS encoding phosphatidylserine decarboxylase encodes MENNEITIAAGGNVKWRFPSVHPEGMKFGLIAVAITGVLFLLGWEILGWLMLIVTIWVFAFFRDPVRAVPQDDSAIIAPADGLVTLIQRVPPPREMAGPNGLGDQPMIRVSIFMSVFDVHINRTPIGGTIKSVVYISGKFLNADLDKASEDNERQHILVERHDGVRIGFTQIAGLVARRIVPFVKPGDMVAAGQRIGLIRFGSRVDVYLPAGTAPRVILGQRTIAGETILGQMGDARVIAGIQQ; translated from the coding sequence ATGGAAAATAACGAGATCACGATTGCCGCGGGCGGCAATGTCAAATGGCGCTTTCCTTCGGTGCACCCGGAGGGGATGAAATTCGGCCTGATCGCGGTCGCGATCACTGGCGTCCTGTTCCTGCTGGGGTGGGAGATATTGGGCTGGCTGATGCTGATCGTGACGATCTGGGTCTTTGCCTTCTTCCGCGATCCGGTGCGCGCCGTGCCGCAGGACGATAGCGCGATCATCGCGCCGGCCGATGGTCTGGTGACGCTGATCCAGCGCGTGCCGCCGCCGCGCGAAATGGCGGGACCGAACGGCCTGGGCGACCAGCCGATGATCCGCGTGTCGATCTTCATGAGCGTGTTCGACGTCCATATCAATCGGACGCCGATCGGCGGGACGATCAAGTCGGTCGTCTATATTTCGGGCAAGTTCCTGAACGCGGACCTGGACAAGGCGAGCGAGGATAATGAGCGCCAGCATATATTGGTCGAGCGGCATGACGGCGTGCGCATCGGCTTCACGCAGATTGCAGGCCTGGTCGCGCGGCGGATCGTGCCGTTCGTCAAGCCCGGCGACATGGTCGCGGCGGGGCAGCGCATCGGCCTTATTCGCTTCGGCAGCCGGGTCGATGTTTATCTGCCGGCCGGCACCGCGCCGCGCGTGATCCTGGGCCAGCGCACGATCGCGGGCGAGACGATCCTGGGGCAGATGGGCGACGCGCGGGTTATTGCGGGCATCCAGCAGTGA
- a CDS encoding ribbon-helix-helix protein, CopG family, protein MRFLADIPDDDVQWLDQRAREQGKSRAAVLREAVRDHRANAESMTSKKWLDIGFGAWKDIVDIGDAVEWQRRERASTTRPWDDDYEDTRAEFPDLFDAEDDRQRQIYLDMVAGKYPDAKTPVSR, encoded by the coding sequence ATGCGTTTCCTGGCCGATATTCCCGACGATGACGTCCAATGGCTCGACCAGCGGGCGCGCGAGCAGGGCAAGTCGCGCGCGGCGGTGTTGCGGGAGGCAGTGCGGGATCATCGCGCCAACGCGGAGTCGATGACCAGCAAAAAATGGCTCGATATCGGCTTTGGCGCATGGAAAGACATCGTCGATATCGGCGATGCGGTCGAATGGCAGCGGCGGGAGCGGGCATCGACGACCCGGCCCTGGGACGATGATTATGAAGACACCAGGGCTGAATTTCCCGACCTGTTCGATGCGGAGGATGATCGCCAGCGCCAGATTTATCTGGATATGGTGGCGGGCAAATATCCCGATGCCAAGACGCCTGTGTCCCGGTGA